A window from Salarias fasciatus chromosome 11, fSalaFa1.1, whole genome shotgun sequence encodes these proteins:
- the znf574 gene encoding zinc finger protein 574, with amino-acid sequence MSESEAMESSSVYMCFPCYQEFNTLEEVLKHQLTCSAEDERTEASGSAPASAPAPQTRSLEQQVINITRTAEVQQNEVQGNNPAETALKQTELSEKLRSDQPRILYQCGDCDELFRSLDLWQHHRKEGTCVHNAIPDSQPEPETTSAQGQSSPVNPDDSSVSNNETSIVVSLGSEEEGETHQAAEATSSKNTEAVAAAAAAAAAAAAAAAAPEAAPSTPNPDPEPDSSYRKRGANKKPKPEPVLLCVDCGSCFGLVSELVAHRKTQHGFEEALHRCSVCGESFLNTTLFLYHRKQHRQQEDSDSTEATAAAAAAASEAAPQEASAASNGTDGQETEETAPDAGATSTFTQPEQFMCTQCGQSFGDEAGLATHRKKQHDLTEPLHVCSQCGDTFMNTTQYLYHWRKHRLAAGTEGAKETETGAEADADKPEDGAQSAKRAASSGESGSPPVKKSRPSFRAISGNALKGNKGSGTKDELEGSTAADSDNTNHPPPAKLLQDWSRTPLPHVCPYCGKTFTRRVFLRTHVYSHTGEKLFTCKVCSKSFTNSQSLLRHSMSHTGNKPFSCDVCGKNFSQAATLKRHQRIHTSANPRRRRGRKPVSTLYNDEAAHLFPCPNCPSRFNTEDQLNHHKLLHTSHPFPCAECGEAFKRRKDLDLHSLIHQDKQPVTCPHCSAQFINQSVLDIHLQRCPTSEEDRNTGRGRGQGRGRSTGQVECDLCGHRCMTQEGLDLHRLSHTGQTPLKCPVTPCRRRFTSNSALEEHVLAHFQGTLSKTKGRPRFRCQICHKHFAYNSTFNVHMRTHTDERPFECATCGKRFRQLPHLQDHERIHSGLRPFCCWICGRSFSVAARLTEHARTHSGEKPYPCPHCHAAFRSRSNLDKHVRLHTEVPQESDEQQQVVHVTEDAEVQKMLKGAKVLSSLAASAEVESGAVQTIYVLQGAEGATETVMIPTDQLSGIEGASQVVILPSSVLGSQGIPTITMGGNEITMVETSQSPQHAIEFIVEETV; translated from the exons AAGCGATGGAGAGTTCGTCGGTGTACATGTGCTTCCCCTGCTACCAGGAGTTTAACACTCTGGAAGAGGTCCTGAAGCACCAGCTGACATGCTCCGCCGAGGATGAACGGACAGAAGCATCTGGAAGCGCTCCTGCCTCTGCCCCAGCGCCGCAGACACGG tCTTTGGAGCAACAGGTGATAAATATAACGAGGACAGCGGAAGTGCAGCAGAATGAAGTCCAAGGAAATAATCCTGCCGAGACTGCACTGAAACAGACTGAGCTTTCTGAAAAGCTGCGGTCAGACCAGCCCAGGATCCTCTACCAGTGTGGCGATTGTGATGAACTTTTCAGGAGCCTTGACCTTTGGCAGCACCACCGAAAAGAGGGGACGTGTGTACACAACGCGATTCCTGATTCACAACCTGAGCCAGAGACGACCTCCGCTCAGGGCCAGAGTTCGCCGGTGAATCCAGACGATTCTTCTGTGTCAAACAACGAAACGAGCATAGTTGTTAGTTTAGGGTctgaggaagagggagagacgCATCAGGCTGCTGAAGCCACTTCTTCTAAGAACACTgaagctgttgctgctgctgctgctgctgctgctgctgctgctgctgctgctgctgctcctgaagcGGCTCCTTCAACACCGAACCCAGATCCAGAACCGGATTCTTCCTATAGGAAGAGAGGCGCAAACAAGAAGCCCAAACCCGAGCCAGTGCTCTTGTGCGTGGACTGCGGCTCCTGCTTCGGCCTGGTTTCTGAACTCGTCGCTCACCGCAAGACCCAACACGGCTTCGAGGAGGCGCTGCACCGCTGCTCCGTGTGCGGGGAAAGCTTTCTGAACACTACGCTCTTCCTCTACCACCGCAAGCAGCACCGGCAGCAGGAAGACTCGGATTCCACCGAGGCGaccgcagcggcggcggcggcagcttcCGAAGCGGCACCGCAGGAGGCTTCTGCTGCGAGCAATGGGACTGACGGGCAGGAGACGGAGGAAACCGCCCCCGATGCCGGCGCCACCAGCACCTTCACGCAGCCGGAGCAGTTCATGTGCACGCAGTGCGGGCAGAGCTTCGGCGACGAGGCCGGGCTGGCCACGCACCGGAAGAAGCAGCACGACCTGACGGAGCCCCTGCACGTCTGCAGTCAGTGCGGCGACACCTTCATGAACACCACCCAGTACTTGTACCACTGGAGGAAGCACCGCCTCGCGGCGGGGACGGAGGGCGCCAAAGAAACTGAAACCGGTGCAGAAGCGGACGCCGATAAGCCCGAAGATGGTGCCCAGAGTGCAAAGCGAGCCGCCTCTTCTGGGGAGTCTGGCTCCCCACCTGTGAAGAAGAGCAGGCCTTCTTTCAGGGCCATTAGCGGAAATGCACTCAAAG GAAACAAGGGCTCAGGCACTAAAGATGAATTAGAGGGCAGCACTGCAGCAGACTCAGACAACACCAATCACCCTCCACCTGCCAAGCTGCTCCAGGACTGGTCCCGCACGCCGCTGCCCCACGTTTGCCCCTACTGCGGCAAAACGTTCACCCGGCGCGTCTTCCTGCGCACACACGTCTACAGCCACACCGGCGAAAAGCTCTTCACGTGCAAG GTATGCTCAAAGTCCTTCACCAACTCCCAGAGCCTGCTGCGCCACAGCATGAGCCACACAGGCAACAAGCCCTTCAGCTGTGATGTTTGTGGCAAGAACTTCTCGCAGGCAGCCACCCTGAAGAGACACCAGCGCATTCACACATCAGCAAATCCCCGGCGCAGGCGTGGACGCAAACCG GTGTCTACTCTGTACAATGACGAAGCGGCTCATCTCTTCCCATGTCCCAACTGTCCTTCACGCTTCAACACTGAGGATCAGCTCAACCATCACAA atTGCTGCACACCAGCCACCCGTTCCCCTGCGCCGAGTGCGGAGAGGCCTTCAAACGCAGAAAAGACCTCGACCTGCACTCCCTCATTCATCAAG ACAAGCAGCCGGTTACGTGTCCGCACTGCTCGGCCCAGTTCATCAACCAGTCGGTGCTGGACATCCACCTGCAGCGGTGcccgacatcagaggaggacCGGAATACTGGCCGCGGACGAGGCCAAGGCCGAGGGCGCAGCACCGGGCAG GTTGAATGTGACCTTTGTGGCCACCGCTGCATGACCCAGGAGGGCCTCGACCTCCACCGCCTATCCCACACGGGCCAGACGCCTCTCAAATGCCCGGTGACGCCCTGCCGCCGCAGATTCACCAGCAACAGCGCCCTGGAGGAGCACGTGCTCGCACATTTCCAGGGAACGCTCAGCAAGACCAAAGGCAGACCCCGCTTCCGCTGTCAGATTTGCCACAAGCACTTTGCCTACAATTCCACCTTCAACGTTCACATGAGGACACACACCGACGAGCGGCCCTTTGAG TGCGCCACATGTGGGAAGCGTTTCCGCCAGCTGCCCCACCTGCAGGACCACGAGCGCATCCACAGCGGCCTGCGGCCTTTCTGCTGCTGGATCTGCGGGCGGAGCTTCAGCGTGGCGGCCCGTCTCACCGAGCACGCCCGCACGCACAGCGGCGAGAAGCCCTACCCCTGCCCTCACTGCCACGCCGCCTTCCGCTCGCGCTCCAACCTGGACAAGCACGTCCGGCTGCACACGGAGGTGCCTCAGGAGTCcgacgagcagcagcaggtggtgcaCGTGACCGAGGACGCCGAGGTCCAGAAGATGCTGAAGGGCGCCAAGGTGCTGTCCTCTCTGGCTGCCTCGGCGGAGGTGGAGTCGGGCGCCGTGCAGACCATTTACGTGCTGCAGGGGGCCGAGGGAGCCACCGAGACGGTCATGATCCCGACCGATCAGCTCAGCGGGATCGAGGGCGCCTCGCAGGTCGTCATCCTGCCCTCCTCCGTGCTGGGAAGTCAGGGCATCCCCACCATCACCATGGGAGGAAATGAAATCACCATGGTGGAGACCAGCCAGTCGCCCCAGCACGCCATCGAGTTCATTGTGGAGGAGACGGTATGA